A part of Rattus norvegicus strain BN/NHsdMcwi chromosome 4, GRCr8, whole genome shotgun sequence genomic DNA contains:
- the Lrrc61 gene encoding leucine-rich repeat-containing protein 61: protein MEPPGEKPGEAEALIITPQLLKSHSGEFALDSILLLKLRGLGVVDLGCLGECLNLEWLDLSGNALTHLGPLASLHQLAVLNVSNNRLTGLEPLAACENLQSLNAAGNLLTNPGQLQCLAGLQGLEHLRLRDPLARLSNPLCVNPSYWAAVRELLPGLKVIDGERVSGRGSELYQLCRDLDSSLRSSTSLGPRAIEVQPWVEPGYWESWPIRSSSILEEACRQFQDTLQECLDLDRQASDSLAQAQQALRPAKTTSSFVF from the coding sequence ATGGAGCCTCCTGGAGAGAAGCCAGGAGAAGCTGAGGCACTGATTATCACACCCCAGCTGCTGAAGTCCCACTCTGGAGAGTTTGCCCTGGATTCCATCCTGTTGCTGAAACTTCGAGGTTTAGGGGTGGTGGATCTGGGTTGTTTGGGGGAATGCCTTAACCTTGAGTGGCTTGACCTATCAGGCAACGCACTTACCCACTTGGGCCCACTGGCGTCCCTGCACCAGCTGGCTGTGCTTAACGTCTCCAATAATCGACTGACAGGGCTGGAGCCACTAGCAGCCTGTGAGAACCTGCAGAGCCTCAATGCTGCTGGGAACCTGCTGACCAATCCCGGCCAGCTTCAGTGTCTGGCTGGGCTGCAGGGCCTGGAGCACCTGAGGCTCCGGGACCCTTTGGCCCGGCTTAGCAACCCACTTTGTGTAAATCCCTCCTACTGGGCTGCGGTCCGAGAGCTGCTGCCTGGCCTCAAAGTCATAGACGGGGAACGTGTGAGTGGGCGGGGCAGTGAGTTGTACCAGTTATGCCGAGACCTGGACAGTTCCTTGCGCTCCAGCACCAGCCTAGGCCCCAGAGCCATTGAGGTCCAGCCGTGGGTAGAGCCCGGCTACTGGGAGTCCTGGCCCATCCGGAGCAGCTCCATTCTGGAGGAGGCCTGCCGGCAGTTCCAGGACACACTGCAGGAATGCCTTGACCTGGATCGTCAGGCCAGTGATAGCTTGGCCCAGGCCCAGCAGGCTCTCAGGCCTGCGAAAACCACCTCTTCCTTTGTCTTCTGA
- the Rarres2 gene encoding retinoic acid receptor responder protein 2 isoform X1 — protein sequence MKCLLISLALWLGTADIHGTELELSETQRRGLQVALEEFHRHPPVQWAFQEIGVDSADDLFFSAGTFVRLEFKLQQTSCLKKDWKKPECTIKPNGRKRKCLACIKLDPKGKVLGRMVHCPILKQGPQQEPQESQCSKIAQAGEDSRIYFFPGQFAFSRALQSK from the exons ATGAAGTGCCTGCTGATCTCCCTGGCCCTATGGCTGGGCACAGCGGACATACACGGGACAGAGCTTGAGCTCAGCGAGACACAGCGCAGAGGCCTGCAGGTGGCTCTGGAGGAGTTCCACAGACACCCGCCTGTGCAGTGGGCCTTCCAGGAGATCGGTGTGGACAGTGCTGATGACCTG tTCTTCTCAGCTGGCACCTTTGTGAGGCTGGAATTTAAGCTCCAGCAGACCAGCTGCCTGAAGAAGGACTGGAAAAAGCCAGAGTGTACAATCAAACCAAATGGG AGGAAGCGGAAATGCCTGGCCTGCATCAAACTGGACCCCAAGGGTAAAGTTCTAGGCCGGATGGTCCACTGCCCAATACTGAAGCAAGGGCCTCAG CAGGAGCCTCAGGAATCCCAGTGCAGTAAGATAGCACAGGCCGGCGAGGACTCCCGCATCTACTTCTTCCCTGGGCAGTTTGCCTTCTCCAGGGCTCTACAATCCAAATAA
- the Rarres2 gene encoding retinoic acid receptor responder protein 2 isoform X2, translated as MKCLLISLALWLGTADIHGTELELSETQRRGLQVALEEFHRHPPVQWAFQEIGVDSADDLFFSAGTFVRLEFKLQQTSCLKKDWKKPECTIKPNGRKRKCLACIKLDPKGKVLGRMVHCPILKQGPQEPQESQCSKIAQAGEDSRIYFFPGQFAFSRALQSK; from the exons ATGAAGTGCCTGCTGATCTCCCTGGCCCTATGGCTGGGCACAGCGGACATACACGGGACAGAGCTTGAGCTCAGCGAGACACAGCGCAGAGGCCTGCAGGTGGCTCTGGAGGAGTTCCACAGACACCCGCCTGTGCAGTGGGCCTTCCAGGAGATCGGTGTGGACAGTGCTGATGACCTG tTCTTCTCAGCTGGCACCTTTGTGAGGCTGGAATTTAAGCTCCAGCAGACCAGCTGCCTGAAGAAGGACTGGAAAAAGCCAGAGTGTACAATCAAACCAAATGGG AGGAAGCGGAAATGCCTGGCCTGCATCAAACTGGACCCCAAGGGTAAAGTTCTAGGCCGGATGGTCCACTGCCCAATACTGAAGCAAGGGCCTCAG GAGCCTCAGGAATCCCAGTGCAGTAAGATAGCACAGGCCGGCGAGGACTCCCGCATCTACTTCTTCCCTGGGCAGTTTGCCTTCTCCAGGGCTCTACAATCCAAATAA